The following are from one region of the Juglans regia cultivar Chandler chromosome 10, Walnut 2.0, whole genome shotgun sequence genome:
- the LOC109004072 gene encoding beta-carotene isomerase D27, chloroplastic-like, with protein sequence MDASFLAHSMRSSLSTVARRRNSTICKLPACSNPAVVAVLTTRPKESIAEDLSGKSTSSSSVYNDNWFDLVAINHLSQSVQAATGIRNSKSGYESLVEAAKVASQNFNPIQQKEVIIQALERAFPRPILSLIKILLPQSKFAREYFAAFTTVFFAWLVGPCEVRELELNGRREKNVVHIKKCRFLEETGCVGLCVNLCKMPSQTFIKDSFGIPVNMVPNFDDMSCEMIFGQDPPASTEDPALKQPCYKQCKAKLKHSMKCSS encoded by the exons ATGGATGCAAGTTTTCTAGCACATAGCATGAGGAGCTCTCTGTCAACAGTGGCTCGCCGGAGGAATAGTACAATATGCAAGCTGCCGGCGTGCTCTAATCCTGCTGTTGTTGCCGTTCTGACGACAAGGCCAAAGGAAAGCATAGCCGAAGATTTATCAGGAAAGAGTACTAGTAGTAGTAGCGTCTATAACGATAACTGGTTCGATCTAGTGGCCATAAACCATCTATCCCAGAGTGTTCAAGCTGCAACGG GTATAAGGAACAGCAAAAGTGGATATGAGAGCTTGGTGGAGGCAGCAAAAGTGGCATCACAGAATTTCAATCCAATTCAACAAAAAGAAGTGATCATTCAAGCCCTTGAGAGAGCCTTCCCAAGGCCAATCCTCTCCTTG ATAAAGATACTTCTACCACAATCCAAATTCGCAAGGGAATATTTTGCTGCCTTCACAACTGTGTTTTTTGCTTGGTTAGTCGGACCTTGCGAG GTGAGAGAATTGGAGCTCAacggaagaagagaaaagaatgtAGTCCACATCAAAAAGTGCAG GTTTTTGGAGGAGACAGGTTGCGTGGGGTTGTGTGTTAATCTCTGTAAAATGCCATCCCAAACATTTATCAAGGACTCCTTTGGAATTCCAGTCAACATGGTCCCTA ATTTTGATGATATGAGTTGCGAGATGATTTTTGGTCAGGATCCTCCTGCTTCAACCGAAGATCCAGCACTCAAGCAGCCATGCTATAAACAAT GCAAAGCAAAGCTGAAACACAGCATGAAGTGCTCCAGTTAA